The nucleotide sequence CTGGAAACGTGCCTGGAAAAACGTGATCCTCGGGTTGCGCATTCCGGACGCCCGGGCGCGTGCGGTGCAGGCGTTAACCGAGGTTGGCCTGGCCCACCGGCTGGACGCCTACCCGGCCACGCTATCGGGCGGTGAAGCTCAGCGTGTGGCGCTGGCCCGCGGCCTGGTACGCGAACCCAAGCTGTTATTGCTGGACGAGCCCTTTGCCGCGCTGGATGCCTTGACGCGCATTCGCATGCACCGACTGATCATCGAGTTGTGGCGCAAACACACGCCGGCGGTGCTGCTGGTCACCCATGACGTGGATGAAGCGATCCTGTTGGCCGACCGGGTCATCGTACTGGCCGATGGCAAGATCGCCGAACAGCTGACCATCGACTTGCCACGGGCCAGGGACACTGGTCAGCCAGGCTTCCAGGCGATCCGTGCACGCCTGTTGACTCTGCTGGGCGTGGAAGTGGAGCCGGCAGCCTTGACCGAGCAACGCACCCCCAATGTGGTACGGCGGTTTGCCCATGGCTGAGTCCGCTATCCTCCAGGTATTGCGCCCAGCGTTGCCCGCGGGCGAGCTGCTCGAGCTCGGTCGGGTACTGCGTCAACCGCTGGGGTTATCGCGTTTGCACAGTACGCCCAAGCGGGTTCTCAGCCGCCGAGAGGCGGCGTTACTTCGGTATTTTCGCGCTCGTGCTGCACGGCGCGGTGATCGTTTGGGTCAGCCATCAGGAGACTCCGGCGCTGCCCGTCGTTGCGCCAGAAATCCCGCCAATGACTATCGAGTTCTCACAGCCGGCGCCGCCGGTGGTGGAGCCTGCGCCACCCGAGCCTGTCGTGCAGCCAGCCGTCGAACCACCGCGGCCGGTGGAAGATGAACTGGCCGTCAAGCCGCCACCGCCCAAGCCGATCCCCAAACCCAAGCCGATTGTGAAACCGGTGCCCAAGCCCGTCGCCAAACCCGTTGAGCAACCACCCGCGCCGCCGGCTCCCGCGCAACCCGTGGCCGCCCCCGCACCACCGGCACCCTCTGCGCCAAAACCGGTGACCCCGGCCTCGGCCAGCGCCGGCTACCTGAAAAACCCGGCGCCCGAATACCCATCGCTGGCCATGCGGCGCGGCTGGGAAGGAACGGTGGTGTTGCGCGTGCATGTGCTGGCCAGCGGCAAGCCCGGGGAAATCCAGATCCAGAAAAGCAGCGGCCGCGATCAGCTCGACGACGCCGCACTGGCAGCGGTCAAACGCTGGAGTTTTGTCCCGGCCAAGCAGGGCGACGTAGCCCAGGACGGTTGGGTCAGCGTGCCGATCGACTTCAAAATCAAGTAACCCACTTAATGCCGTAACCTCGCGGGCCACCTGACAAAAGGCGCATCGCTACAACTGACTCAATGCCTTGTCGGAGAGCCTCACCCATGAACCTCATCGCTTCGCCTTTCGAATCCATCGAGCACGCGGTCATCTGGCTGCTGATCATTTTTTCCGTCGCGACCTGGGGCCTGGCCCTGCTCAAGGGGGTGCAATTCGCCCGCCTGAAGAATCAGGATCGGCGTTTTCACAAACAATTCTGGGCCGCTTCCAGTCTCGATTCTGCTGCGCAGTTGGCCCACGATCAGCCCGGCGCCGCCGCTCGGGTGGCTCAGGCCGGCTATGCCGCGATCCAGGTGCCGGACGGCACACTCGCCACTGACCTGAGCCAGGCGATCAATCACCAGGATCGCCTCGAACGCGCCTTGCGTCAGCAAATCGTGCGTGAGCGGCGCTCGCTGGAAACCGGCCTGGCGATCCTGGCCAGTATCGGCAGCACCTCGCCCTTCATCGGCCTGTTCGGTACGGTCTGGGGCATCATGTCGGCCCTCAAGGGGATCAGCGCTGCCGGTTCTGCCAGCCTGGAAACCGTAGCCGGGCCCATCGGTGCAGCGCTGGTCGCCACGGGCGTAGGGATTGCCGTCGCCGTGCCGGCAGTGCTGGTCTACAACTACTTTTTGCGCCGCCTGAAACTGACCGCCGCCGACCTCGATGACTTCGCCCACGACTTCTACAGCCTGGCGCAGAAGAACGCCTTCCGTGTGCTGCTGCACCCGACCCACAGGAAGCCTGTCGCTAGCGCGAGCGGGCAAGCCGTGCAGGAGGCCTCCTGAGATGGCCTTTTCCACGCAAGACAGCGATGAAGTGCTGAGTGAAATCAACGTCACGCCACTGGTGGACGTCATGCTGGTGCTGCTGGTGGTGTTCATCGTCACCGCGCCACTGCTGACCAACTCGATCCCGATCAACTTGCCGAAAACCGAAGCGGTGGCACCGGCGGAGCAGAAAGACCCGCTGGTGGTGAGCATCGACGACAAGGGCAGGTTGTTCATCAACAAGGACGAGATCCAGCCCGATCTGCTGGAAATCAACTTGAAGGCCGCGAAGGATAAAAACGCCGATGTGCGCGTGCAATTACAGGCGGACAACGGCGTGAATTATGGCGAGGTGGCGCGGGCGATGGCGTCCATTGAGCGGGCGGGGATCACCAAGTTGTCAGTGATAACGGCGAAGTAGAGCAGAGGAGCCCTTTCACGCCAGGTTCGTCACCCCATTCGCCTCCCGCGAAGCACTGCGGGCTGCCAGCCACGCCAGGGCAGCCGCCAGGCCGAGCAACATCGCGCTCGACTCGAAAGTCGCACGGTAGCCGCTGAAGTCGAACAGCAAACCGCCCACGGTGGCGCCGGAGGCGATCGCCAGTTGCACGATGGCGACCATCAGGCCGCCGCCGGCTTCCGCGTCGTCCGGCAGGGTCCTCGCCAGCCATGTCCACCAGCCCACCGGTGCCGCCGTGGCCACCAGGCCCCACAGGCCCAGCAGGACGGTGGTGGTTATGGCCGAGCTGCCGAAGGACACCAGCGCCACTGCGATCACGGCCATCAGCAACGGGATGACGATCAGCGTGCGGTGCAGGCCGGATTTCAGGAACGCTTCAATCAGGAAAGTCCCGGCCAGGCCCGCCAACCCGAGCACCAGCAACATCAGTGACAGCGTCGACACACTGACCTGCGTGACCGTTTCGAGGAATGGGCGCAGGTAAGTGAACAGCATGAACTGCCCCATGAAGAACACGCTGACGGCGATCATGCCCAGCGCCACCGGCAGTCTTTCCATCAACCTGAACACGTTGCCGCTGTTGGCGGCGCCGCTGTTTTTCAGTGTGGGCATGCTCACCATCAGCCATGCGGCAGCGAGGACCGCCACCGGCACGATGCAGAAAAACGCCCCGCGCCAGCCGATCAACGAACCGACAAAGCTGCCCAGCGGTGCGGCAATCACCGTCGCCAGGGCGTTGCCGCCATTGACGATGGCCATCGCCCGGGTGACCTGGTCTTCCGGGACCAGACGCATGGCGGTGGCCGCCGACAATGACCAGAAACCACCGATGGCGATGCCGATCAAGGCGCGAGCGAGCATGTAGGTCGTGTAGTTCGGCGCGAAGGCCGCCACCGTGCCCGACACGATCATCAGCAGCGTAAGCGACAACAGCAGCGGTTTGCGCTCGACCCGCGCTGCGATCGAGGCGATCAGCAGGCTGGTGATCAAGGCGAACAAGCCGGACACGGCAATGCCTTGGCCGGCCTGGCCTTCGGTGACGTGCAGGTCGGCGGCAATCGGTGTCAGCAGGCTGACGGGCATGAACTCCGAGGCCACCAGCACGAAGGCGGCGAGGGACATGGCGAATACCGCGCCCCAGGATGTTTTGGGGTGTTGGGTCATTGTCTGAATCCTTTAAACGCAAAGCATCGCGCCCCCTGGATCGGGGGCGCGACAAGGTTGTTTTTTTAGCGGGGGGGGTTAGCCAGCCAGCGTGGCGTTGTCGATCACGAAACGGTATTTCACTTCGCCCTTGAGCATGCGCTCGTAGGACGCGTTGATCTGATCGGCGCGCACCAGTTCGATGTCGGCGACGATGCCGTTGTCGGCGCAGAAATCCAGCATCTCCTGGGTCTCGGCAATACCGCCGATCATCGAGCCGGCAATCGTGCGACGCTTGGTGATCAGGTTGAACACGTTCGGCGAGGTGTGCGGCGAGGCGGGGGCACCGACCAGCGTCAAGGCGCCATCGCGCTTGAGCAGCACCAGGAACGCATCGAGATCATGGGGCGCGGCGACGGTGTTGAGGATGAAGTCGAAACTCTTGGCATGCGCGGCCATTTCCTCGGCGTTGCGCGACACCACCACTTCATCGGCGCCCAGTTCGCGGGCGGCTTCACGCTTGGACTCGGAGGTGGTGAACGCCACCACATGCGCGCCCATGGCATGGGCCAGCTTGATGCCCATGTGGCCCAGGCCACCGATGCCGACCACACCGACTTTCTTGCCGGGGCCGGCGTTCCAGTGACGCAGCGGCGAGTAGGTGGTGATGCCGGCACACAGCAGCGGCGCGACGGCGGCCAGTTGCGCTTCGGGATGGCGGATGCGCAGCACATAGCGCTCATGCACGACGATGTTCTGCGAGTAGCCACCGAGGGTCCAGCCCGGTGCGTCCGCGGTGGGAAAGTTGTAGGTGCCGATCATGCCGTCGCAGTAGTTTTCCAGGCCGCTTTCGCAGTCGTCGCAGTGTTTGCAACTGTCGACGATGCAACCGACGCCGACCAGATCGCCCACTTTGAAGTCGGCGACATGCGCGCCGACGGCGGCGACGCGGCCGACGATTTCATGACCCGGCACGCAGGGGAATTGGGTGCCTGCCCACTCGGCACGCACCTGGTGCAGGTCGGAATGGCAAATGCCGCAGAAGGCGATGTCGATCTTGATGTCATGGGCGCCGGGTGTGCGGCGGCTGATCTGCAGGGGCTCAAGGGGTTTGTCACCTGCATGGGCACCGTAGGCGTGTACAAGCATGGGGAGATTCCTGAGTGATTCAATCGGATGCCCATTGTGTGGCCGAACCCAGCACGCCCTGTAGATCATTCCTGTGAATTACTTGCCTGATTCTATGAGTGTCGGTTCGCGCCGGGACACTCCCTGTAATTTCGGCGGGTTATGATGGCGCCACTGCTTATGTTCAAAGACTCAAGGACCTTGCAATGCGGATATTGATTGTGGGCGGCGGCATCGCTGGCTTTGCCATGGCCAGGGCCCTGGAATTGAAGGGTTTCGCGCCGGAACTGGTCGAGCGCCGTCTCGATGAATCACCCGGTGGCATGGGGTTCTACCTGCCGGGCAACGCTGGCCGCGCACTCGCCCGACTCGGTCTGCTGGACTCGGTTCGCGAGGCGGCGGCGCTCATCAAGACGCAACGGATCATGGACCAGCGTGGGCGCTTGCTGACAGTCACCGACACCGAGGATTTCTGGCGTGACTGCGGCTCGTGCCTGTCGCTGCCGCGTGATGCGCTGCACACCATCCTGCGCGGCGCCCTCGAGCGCACCAACACCCGCTTCGGCGTCTCCATCACCGGGATCACGCCCGCGACCGATGCCTGCGAGGTGGTGTTCTCCGACCACACCACGGCCACTTATGACCTGGTCATCGGCGCCGACGGCATTGATTCGACCGTGCGCCGGATGATTTTTCCGGCGATCCAGCCATCCTATGTCGGCAACGTCTGCTGGCGCTTCATCACGCAGAACACCACGGGTATCGAAGGCTGGACGGCAATGCTGGGCAAGGGCCGCACGCTGTTGGCCATCCCGGTCAGTGACGAGCAGGTCTACGTTTATGCCGACATGGCGGTGGCCGAAGACGAATCCGAGCGCGTCAGGCACGCCTCACTGCAAAGCCTGTTCGGTGACTTTGC is from Pseudomonas sp. MYb118 and encodes:
- a CDS encoding FAD-dependent monooxygenase encodes the protein MRILIVGGGIAGFAMARALELKGFAPELVERRLDESPGGMGFYLPGNAGRALARLGLLDSVREAAALIKTQRIMDQRGRLLTVTDTEDFWRDCGSCLSLPRDALHTILRGALERTNTRFGVSITGITPATDACEVVFSDHTTATYDLVIGADGIDSTVRRMIFPAIQPSYVGNVCWRFITQNTTGIEGWTAMLGKGRTLLAIPVSDEQVYVYADMAVAEDESERVRHASLQSLFGDFAGPLVPLLADTRQDTHFGSIQQVVMPHWYRGRAVLIGDAAHASSPSMAEGAGMAIEDAWVMADAIATHQDLDAALQAYSTKRQPRVDWVQKQCVARDKMRTLPVPARNLILKLLGDKLYKRSYTPLLASV
- a CDS encoding ExbD/TolR family protein encodes the protein MAFSTQDSDEVLSEINVTPLVDVMLVLLVVFIVTAPLLTNSIPINLPKTEAVAPAEQKDPLVVSIDDKGRLFINKDEIQPDLLEINLKAAKDKNADVRVQLQADNGVNYGEVARAMASIERAGITKLSVITAK
- a CDS encoding MFS transporter, encoding MTQHPKTSWGAVFAMSLAAFVLVASEFMPVSLLTPIAADLHVTEGQAGQGIAVSGLFALITSLLIASIAARVERKPLLLSLTLLMIVSGTVAAFAPNYTTYMLARALIGIAIGGFWSLSAATAMRLVPEDQVTRAMAIVNGGNALATVIAAPLGSFVGSLIGWRGAFFCIVPVAVLAAAWLMVSMPTLKNSGAANSGNVFRLMERLPVALGMIAVSVFFMGQFMLFTYLRPFLETVTQVSVSTLSLMLLVLGLAGLAGTFLIEAFLKSGLHRTLIVIPLLMAVIAVALVSFGSSAITTTVLLGLWGLVATAAPVGWWTWLARTLPDDAEAGGGLMVAIVQLAIASGATVGGLLFDFSGYRATFESSAMLLGLAAALAWLAARSASREANGVTNLA
- a CDS encoding MotA/TolQ/ExbB proton channel family protein, with the translated sequence MNLIASPFESIEHAVIWLLIIFSVATWGLALLKGVQFARLKNQDRRFHKQFWAASSLDSAAQLAHDQPGAAARVAQAGYAAIQVPDGTLATDLSQAINHQDRLERALRQQIVRERRSLETGLAILASIGSTSPFIGLFGTVWGIMSALKGISAAGSASLETVAGPIGAALVATGVGIAVAVPAVLVYNYFLRRLKLTAADLDDFAHDFYSLAQKNAFRVLLHPTHRKPVASASGQAVQEAS
- a CDS encoding NAD(P)-dependent alcohol dehydrogenase; its protein translation is MLVHAYGAHAGDKPLEPLQISRRTPGAHDIKIDIAFCGICHSDLHQVRAEWAGTQFPCVPGHEIVGRVAAVGAHVADFKVGDLVGVGCIVDSCKHCDDCESGLENYCDGMIGTYNFPTADAPGWTLGGYSQNIVVHERYVLRIRHPEAQLAAVAPLLCAGITTYSPLRHWNAGPGKKVGVVGIGGLGHMGIKLAHAMGAHVVAFTTSESKREAARELGADEVVVSRNAEEMAAHAKSFDFILNTVAAPHDLDAFLVLLKRDGALTLVGAPASPHTSPNVFNLITKRRTIAGSMIGGIAETQEMLDFCADNGIVADIELVRADQINASYERMLKGEVKYRFVIDNATLAG
- a CDS encoding ABC transporter ATP-binding protein, whose product is MSNIDLLDSATAAPVQLRNVVRQFGEQRVIDGLDLDIAPGEFVALLGASGSGKTTLLRSLAGLDSIDSGQLRVPNARAAVFQEPRLMPWKRAWKNVILGLRIPDARARAVQALTEVGLAHRLDAYPATLSGGEAQRVALARGLVREPKLLLLDEPFAALDALTRIRMHRLIIELWRKHTPAVLLVTHDVDEAILLADRVIVLADGKIAEQLTIDLPRARDTGQPGFQAIRARLLTLLGVEVEPAALTEQRTPNVVRRFAHG